Proteins encoded by one window of Streptomyces sp. LX-29:
- a CDS encoding tryptophan 7-halogenase, which yields MREYYDVVIMGGGPAGSTLGALLAQRTDLRVAIFDKEVFPREHIGESFAHPVVPALQESGALAKVLASPCWVKKFGGIYAWDPEQPSIAMFDRAPYEKDGVFRWTMHVNRAEFDHILLDHAADVGVDVFQGVAVTAYEPDSRGGVVRLGEGAEVRAGYFVDASGRQSSVSAARNKRGWLSHFKNIAIWQHFTHCGQTQNLEADWNIFTADNLSPIGCFAFRDGWCWYIPVPKIIDGRRVLTHSIGIVTNPAVLKEPGRDFTDQKTFLETVRQVPYLKELIADAVPVADDMLTATNYSRVAEEFADYDERHLLVGDAAFFVDPLFSSGVAVALTQAAAAALLLQKTVDGSLDESDQRHLWHDYNAKWHGTAETFALMIDQWYHAIAKNNPGSIYWNTRGTGADLGIREQTFDALLNTAFQPALLEVLTHGSRKMEDLDATGPYLAASALAEPADLTDDALIALAPTTAIRDSVTLLVPGFKATNPPANIQLPPPIMAGMTDYWRNPVTNHASAPSPLRDTVPCKRIYSTEDPHGTTIDADVRMDGVTELWELLTQGPRTYGEISGRLTPPQTRLLKRMCVAGFLQITPAPAATPEGAPATA from the coding sequence GTGAGGGAGTACTACGACGTCGTGATCATGGGCGGCGGCCCGGCCGGCTCCACCCTCGGCGCCCTGCTCGCCCAGCGCACCGATCTCCGGGTCGCCATCTTCGACAAGGAGGTCTTCCCGCGCGAGCACATCGGCGAGTCCTTCGCCCACCCGGTCGTCCCGGCGCTCCAGGAGAGCGGGGCGCTGGCCAAGGTGCTCGCCAGCCCGTGCTGGGTGAAGAAGTTCGGCGGCATCTACGCCTGGGATCCGGAGCAGCCCAGCATCGCCATGTTCGACCGGGCCCCGTACGAGAAGGACGGCGTGTTCCGCTGGACGATGCACGTCAACCGGGCGGAGTTCGACCACATCCTGCTGGACCACGCGGCCGACGTCGGCGTGGACGTCTTCCAGGGCGTCGCCGTCACGGCGTACGAGCCCGACTCGCGTGGCGGCGTGGTCCGCCTCGGCGAGGGTGCCGAGGTGCGTGCCGGGTACTTCGTCGACGCCTCCGGTCGCCAGAGCAGTGTCTCCGCCGCCCGCAACAAGCGCGGCTGGCTCTCCCACTTCAAGAACATCGCCATCTGGCAGCACTTCACCCACTGCGGCCAGACCCAGAACCTCGAAGCCGACTGGAACATCTTCACCGCGGACAACCTCTCGCCCATCGGCTGCTTCGCCTTCCGCGACGGCTGGTGCTGGTACATCCCGGTGCCCAAGATCATCGACGGCAGGCGGGTCCTCACCCACTCCATCGGCATCGTCACCAACCCGGCCGTCCTCAAGGAGCCGGGCCGCGACTTCACCGACCAGAAGACGTTCCTGGAGACGGTGCGTCAGGTCCCGTACCTCAAGGAGCTGATAGCCGACGCCGTGCCGGTCGCGGACGACATGCTCACCGCGACCAACTACTCGCGCGTCGCCGAGGAGTTCGCGGACTACGACGAGCGGCACCTGCTCGTCGGCGACGCCGCGTTCTTCGTGGACCCGCTCTTCTCCTCCGGCGTCGCCGTCGCCCTCACCCAGGCCGCGGCGGCCGCCCTGCTGCTCCAGAAGACGGTCGACGGCAGCCTCGACGAGAGCGACCAGCGCCATCTGTGGCACGACTACAACGCCAAGTGGCACGGCACCGCCGAGACCTTCGCGCTGATGATCGACCAGTGGTACCACGCCATCGCCAAGAACAACCCGGGCAGCATCTACTGGAACACCCGCGGCACCGGCGCCGACCTCGGCATCCGCGAGCAGACCTTCGACGCCCTGCTCAACACGGCCTTCCAGCCCGCCCTGCTGGAGGTCCTGACCCACGGCAGCCGCAAGATGGAGGACCTCGACGCCACGGGCCCGTACCTGGCCGCCTCCGCCCTGGCCGAACCGGCCGACCTCACCGACGACGCCCTCATCGCCCTGGCCCCCACCACGGCCATCCGCGACAGCGTCACCCTGCTCGTACCGGGCTTCAAGGCCACCAACCCGCCCGCCAACATCCAGCTCCCGCCCCCGATCATGGCGGGCATGACGGACTACTGGCGCAACCCCGTCACCAACCACGCCTCGGCCCCGTCACCACTGCGCGACACCGTCCCCTGCAAGCGCATCTACTCCACCGAGGACCCGCACGGCACCACCATCGACGCCGACGTCCGCATGGACGGCGTGACCGAACTCTGGGAGCTCCTGACGCAGGGCCCCCGCACGTACGGCGAGATCTCCGGCCGGCTCACCCCGCCCCAGACCCGTCTCCTCAAGCGCATGTGCGTGGCGGGCTTCCTCCAGATCACCCCGGCGCCTGCCGCCACGCCGGAAGGGGCACCGGCAACGGCCTGA
- a CDS encoding MFS transporter has product MPQRETAPDRPAELLTGGRAPWILVSLAGALSFVAMLDMTIVTIALADIAADLDVSASMAQWAVLGYQLAVVALLLPAGRWLDGGKGGNGGRGDSGGIGPRSALLLAVSGFALFSLVSAAAPWMAWLAVARIAQGCFAALLFVLMPVLVMRAVPPERRARAMSVPATLGPLGAVTGPALGGVLLDAFGWRAVLLVKLPVCLFALLVAARVLPGPGRITAPGRWPLTDAALFGGAVASLLLALTFAPTAPGWLLLALATVPLALWWQRRPGARPVVDVARASGVLGGCAAVCALAAGFTAMHYVVALKLQEDSGLSATSTGLTVLAFPLAMALLGPLGGRLADRYSPRPVAVVGAIVTASGVTLLALRSGDGWTPGDIAWRLALAGAGMGLYGGPTQTLVMSAAPPGAMGIAGSLVQLSRSLGFALGPALASATWGMADSRDGARYALALAAAAVWSCVLLLSVRRNRTLHPADTRTATAPAGSAVTAAPAAGRPPPPRSAPRRAGEGADGGDQAQVRPGRAARSGPWRRSRGTGPPTPDATGSTPGRG; this is encoded by the coding sequence ATGCCACAGCGCGAAACGGCTCCCGACCGGCCGGCCGAACTCCTCACCGGGGGCCGCGCCCCCTGGATCCTGGTCTCCCTCGCGGGCGCCTTGTCGTTCGTGGCGATGCTCGACATGACCATCGTCACCATCGCCCTGGCGGACATCGCCGCGGACCTCGACGTGTCCGCGTCCATGGCCCAGTGGGCGGTGCTCGGCTACCAACTCGCCGTGGTGGCCCTGCTCCTACCGGCGGGGCGGTGGCTGGACGGCGGCAAAGGCGGCAACGGTGGCAGGGGCGACAGCGGCGGCATCGGACCGCGCTCCGCCCTGCTGCTGGCGGTCTCCGGATTCGCCCTGTTCAGCCTGGTCTCCGCGGCCGCGCCCTGGATGGCCTGGCTGGCCGTCGCCCGCATCGCCCAGGGCTGCTTCGCGGCGCTGCTGTTCGTGCTCATGCCGGTCCTGGTGATGCGCGCGGTGCCGCCGGAGCGGCGCGCTCGGGCGATGAGCGTCCCGGCCACCCTCGGGCCGCTGGGCGCGGTCACCGGCCCCGCCCTCGGCGGTGTGCTCCTGGACGCCTTCGGCTGGCGCGCCGTCCTCCTGGTCAAGCTCCCCGTCTGCCTGTTCGCGCTCCTCGTGGCGGCCCGCGTGCTGCCCGGGCCGGGCCGGATCACCGCGCCCGGCCGGTGGCCCCTCACCGACGCCGCCCTCTTCGGCGGCGCCGTGGCCTCCCTCCTCCTCGCCCTCACCTTCGCCCCGACCGCCCCCGGTTGGCTGCTGCTGGCGCTCGCCACGGTGCCGCTCGCCCTGTGGTGGCAGCGCCGCCCCGGCGCGCGACCCGTGGTGGACGTGGCGCGGGCGTCCGGCGTCCTCGGCGGCTGCGCGGCGGTCTGCGCGCTCGCCGCCGGCTTCACCGCCATGCACTACGTCGTGGCCCTCAAGCTCCAGGAGGACAGCGGGCTCTCCGCGACCTCCACCGGCCTCACGGTGCTCGCCTTCCCGCTCGCCATGGCCCTCCTGGGTCCACTGGGTGGACGCCTCGCCGACCGCTACAGTCCCCGACCCGTCGCCGTCGTCGGCGCGATCGTCACCGCCTCCGGAGTCACCCTGCTCGCCCTGAGGAGCGGCGACGGCTGGACCCCGGGCGACATCGCCTGGCGGCTGGCCCTCGCCGGGGCCGGCATGGGCCTGTACGGGGGGCCGACACAGACGCTGGTGATGAGCGCGGCGCCGCCGGGGGCCATGGGCATCGCCGGCTCCCTGGTGCAGCTCTCCCGCAGCCTCGGCTTCGCCCTCGGCCCCGCACTGGCCTCGGCGACCTGGGGAATGGCGGACTCCCGCGACGGCGCGCGGTACGCGCTGGCGCTCGCCGCGGCCGCCGTCTGGAGCTGCGTGCTGCTGCTGAGCGTGCGGCGCAACCGCACCCTCCACCCTGCGGACACCCGCACCGCGACGGCGCCGGCCGGGTCAGCGGTGACGGCCGCCCCCGCCGCCGGCCGGCCCCCGCCCCCGCGGTCCGCTCCGCGGCGGGCGGGAGAGGGCGCCGACGGGGGCGACCAGGCCCAGGTCAGGCCGGGTCGGGCGGCTCGGTCGGGGCCATGGCGCCGATCGCGTGGAACCGGCCCGCCTACGCCCGACGCCACCGGCTCCACGCCCGGGCGGGGGTGA